The DNA segment ccagaaaaaataaaaatacttacCCATGAAGCggtaaaattaaatcaaatgcGTCAGCCAATGTTTACGTATAGGTTTGACGTTTATCTGCGATAGCAAAGGGTTGCTGTACCGTTATCATTTCACCATCCTCTTCCCTCTCACACGGTTGATACACGGTTCAGCTGATTCGAATCTTCGTTGCTCTTCCTACGGATCAAAGTCCAGCATTAAAAAGGCTAAATTTTGCAGTTTCATTTGCCACCATGAACAAGCTTGCATTTAGTACCGTTTTCTCCACACTCAAAACGATGGCCCGTCCAGGAGGTAAGTGAAAGTATTGCTAATCCACAAAATGGACTCCAATAACGTCTGCAAATGCTTCATTTCACAGCACCGGTTGCGCCACACATCGCACGTAATCTGTGCGCCGCGGCCAACGCTTCTACCGATGCGTCGACGAAGTACAACTTCAAAACACTGAAACTGTCCACGCCGAGCCCGTTCGTGGTGCACGTCGAGTTCAATCGGCCCGATCGTATGAACGCGTTCAATCGGCAGCTGTGGACGGAGATCAAGGACTGCTTCGACCAGCTGCACAACGATCCCGACTGCCGGGCGGTGGTACTGTCCGGCGGTTCCTCCAAACACTTTACCGCAGGCATCGATCTGTTCGATATGATGAAGCTGGGCCAGGAGATGGGAGCCATCGAGGAGGTGGGTCGACGGGGCCGCCTGCTCGAGGGCACCATCAAGCTGTACCAGGACTGCATCAGCTCGCTGGAGCACTGCTACAAGCCGGTCATCGTGGCGGTACATTCCGCTTGCATCGGGGCCGGCCTTAACCTGATTACGGCGGCTGACGTGCGGT comes from the Anopheles coluzzii chromosome 2, AcolN3, whole genome shotgun sequence genome and includes:
- the LOC120947865 gene encoding delta(3,5)-Delta(2,4)-dienoyl-CoA isomerase, mitochondrial, which codes for MNKLAFSTVFSTLKTMARPGAPVAPHIARNLCAAANASTDASTKYNFKTLKLSTPSPFVVHVEFNRPDRMNAFNRQLWTEIKDCFDQLHNDPDCRAVVLSGGSSKHFTAGIDLFDMMKLGQEMGAIEEVGRRGRLLEGTIKLYQDCISSLEHCYKPVIVAVHSACIGAGLNLITAADVRYCTRDAWFSLKEVDIGLAADVGALQRFPRVVGNQSWVRELAFTARKFASDEAHSHGLVSRLFDNREELLQGAIKLAEEIASKSPIAVQGTKKNIVYSADHTVQEGLDHIRAINMLNLQSEDFLNAIMASQSKETPVFAKL